A stretch of DNA from Fimbriimonadales bacterium:
AGGAGCATCTTGGCTGATTTGTCCTTTGTCTTTTTGCGCTCGTTCCCGATAGACCTGTTTTCAACGGCGGGGTCGAGCGCGGCAATCAATGCCTGTAAGGTCTTTCTTCTGTCCGAGGCGACAACTTTGCAAATGGGACAGTTGCTCACGTGGGCTTCGAATTCTTCTCCCTCGGGCGTCCCATCCAGTTTTCCGCTCAGATAAGGAATCAACCTCTCTCGGGCAACGGGGCAATCACTCTTGACCGCACTCATGTCTTATAATCCACTCGAGGTTTTCGCATCCTCGAAATACCGGGGCTAATTGGATTCTCGGTTCGGGGAAGTGCTTTTTTTAGGCTATAAAGAGAAAAACCATATTTTTTGCGGGGTAGTAAGAAGCACCGCTCCATTGAGGAATCTTCTTCTTAAACATCGCGTAATTAGGGAGAACTTACGGAGGGGGTCTTAGTCAATTCATAAGAACGTTCCCAAACAAGGTTTGAGAACGAAAAAAATAATTAGCACGGAGTCTAATACTTTTAATGAGGAAATAGTCAATCCCCTAAACTTTCCTTTACCACAAGGGCGAGGCGTCGAGTCATCGTAGGGACAGCGCTGATTTCCTCTATGCTTGCTTTGCGAATCGCTTCCACAGAGCCGAAACTCCGCAACAGCATCCGTTTCCTTCGAGGTCCCACTCCGGGAATTTCGTCCAAAGGGGAACGGAATAACTGTTTATTTCGCAATTTTCGATGGAAGGTAAGTGCGAAGCGATGCGCTTCGTCTCGCAAACGTCGCAAAAGAACCAGAGCAGGAGAATTCAACGGCAGTTCGATAGGTTCATGCTTGTCGGGAACATAAAGCAGTTCGAGTTTTTTAGCGAGACCTACGATGGGCAACACCATTCCCAATTCCTCAAGCGCTTTGAGGGCGGCGTTGAGTTGTCCTTTTCCGCCATCGATGACGATTAAATCCGGCAGTTTCGAGAATTTCGTATCCCCCTCTTTGTATCTTCGAAACCGCCGTAGTATCGTTTCTCTCATCATTGCGAAGTCATCCGGTTCTCCTGGATTGTATCGAATATTGAATCTTCGATATTCGCTTTTCACGGGCTGCCCCCCCTCGAACACGACCATGGAAGCGACCGGGGCTGTGCCTTGCACGTTCGAAATATCGAAACCTTCGATGCGCCAAACAGGAGTGGGAAGCGCAAAGGTTTCTTGCAATTCTGCTGCAGCCTGTGCAGCCCAAGTTTCCCTCGCTTCTTGTTCTTCTGCCATGTGTGCCAAAGCGAGTTCCGCGTTATTCGCCGCCATTTCGATAAGTTTCAATTTTTCCCCCCCTTTTGGAATCATCACTTTAACGGTGTTTCCGCGCTTTTGGCGTAGCCAAGTTTCTACGATGTGCTTTTCTTCGATTTCCACGGGAAGCAAAACTTCTTTCGGAACTTCCGGAGCATCGGTGTAATATCGCTTGACGAATTCC
This window harbors:
- the uvrC gene encoding excinuclease ABC subunit UvrC is translated as MKTQTDIGAKLARLPDKPGCYIFKDSEGKVLYVGKALSLRGRVRSYFQRSSTLSLRIAKMVEKVCDVEWIVTDGELEALILECNLIKEHRPPYNVRLRDDKSYPYIVITKEKFPRVLFTRRLLRDGSRYFGPYSSAFAVRDTLQLLHKVFKLIPCGKSWSGEPVQRPCLYYHMGRCMAPCAGLANPEEYRKELTNVTLFLEGRSDRLLTELKKEMAEASEKLDFERAAHLRDTIESIERVMERQKVIAGEQKDQDVIALVKDERGAAVQMFYIRGGKLIGQRHFYLDGAVESSPSESVQEFVKRYYTDAPEVPKEVLLPVEIEEKHIVETWLRQKRGNTVKVMIPKGGEKLKLIEMAANNAELALAHMAEEQEARETWAAQAAAELQETFALPTPVWRIEGFDISNVQGTAPVASMVVFEGGQPVKSEYRRFNIRYNPGEPDDFAMMRETILRRFRRYKEGDTKFSKLPDLIVIDGGKGQLNAALKALEELGMVLPIVGLAKKLELLYVPDKHEPIELPLNSPALVLLRRLRDEAHRFALTFHRKLRNKQLFRSPLDEIPGVGPRRKRMLLRSFGSVEAIRKASIEEISAVPTMTRRLALVVKESLGD